A genome region from Halorussus pelagicus includes the following:
- a CDS encoding magnesium transporter, translating into MQTEWRVQAITRATLPILLALTVVEIGSGLVLGSFEATLLTYPSLLTLVPVTIGTAGNLGSILAARLSTAFHLGTLSFDPSDEQLAGNAVATVALALTIFPVVGAGAWVLSLALGNAQLPLHTVVAVALASGAALAVVAVAVTLVATYAAYRFELDPDDVVIPVVTNVCDVLGVVVLFAVVQVMV; encoded by the coding sequence ATGCAGACCGAGTGGCGCGTCCAGGCAATCACGCGGGCGACGCTCCCAATTTTGCTCGCGCTCACGGTGGTCGAAATCGGGAGCGGACTCGTCTTGGGGAGCTTCGAGGCGACCTTGCTGACCTACCCCTCGCTGTTGACGCTCGTGCCTGTGACCATCGGGACCGCCGGAAATCTCGGGAGCATCCTCGCGGCGCGACTCTCGACGGCATTTCATCTCGGGACGCTCTCGTTCGACCCTTCAGACGAACAACTCGCGGGCAACGCGGTGGCGACGGTAGCGCTCGCACTGACCATCTTTCCAGTCGTCGGCGCGGGCGCGTGGGTGCTGTCGCTCGCACTCGGGAACGCCCAGTTGCCTCTGCACACTGTTGTCGCGGTGGCGCTTGCCAGCGGCGCGGCGCTCGCTGTGGTCGCCGTCGCGGTGACGCTGGTGGCGACCTACGCGGCGTATCGCTTCGAGTTGGACCCCGACGACGTGGTGATTCCGGTCGTGACGAACGTCTGTGACGTGCTGGGCGTCGTGGTGCTGTTCGCGGTGGTTCAGGTGATGGTCTAG
- the kynU gene encoding kynureninase produces the protein MNADHEFELGTDYVAELDAADPLAHLSSRFYDPDDEWYMDGNSLGLCSEEAEEAVDRAVAEWKELAIRGWTDADPPWFYYGEQLGDRLAPLVGAKPEEVVVANSTTVNIHTLVATFYDRVRDADPERTKIVVDDLDFPTDHYAVRAQLRQRGVDPDEALTVVESRDGRTIETEDVIDALDDDTALVFLPSVLYRSGQLLDIERITEAAHERGILAGFDLAHSVGVVPHDLSEIGVDFAVWCSYKYLNAGPGAIAGLYVNEEHFGETPALAGWWGHEKETQFEMNSTYTPAEDAGAYQIGTIPILSAAPLAGSLEIFEDAGEASDCSGIEAVREKSLRLTAYLTFLADERLPDCDIGTPRDPERRGGHVAVEHPEAYRVSEALKERGVVVDFRPPNVVRICPSPLYTSFEDVWEVVEQLRQVVENREYENFETRGSGVT, from the coding sequence ATGAACGCAGACCACGAGTTCGAACTCGGGACCGACTACGTCGCCGAACTGGACGCGGCCGACCCGCTCGCCCACCTCTCGTCGCGGTTCTACGACCCCGACGACGAGTGGTACATGGACGGTAACTCGCTGGGTCTCTGCTCCGAGGAGGCCGAGGAGGCCGTAGACCGAGCGGTCGCCGAGTGGAAGGAGCTGGCCATCCGCGGGTGGACCGATGCCGACCCGCCGTGGTTCTACTACGGTGAGCAGTTGGGCGACCGACTGGCACCGCTCGTCGGTGCCAAGCCCGAGGAGGTCGTCGTCGCCAACTCCACGACGGTCAACATCCACACGCTCGTCGCCACCTTCTACGACCGCGTTCGGGACGCAGACCCCGAGCGGACAAAAATCGTCGTGGACGACCTCGACTTCCCGACCGACCACTACGCTGTCCGCGCCCAGTTGCGCCAGCGCGGCGTGGACCCCGACGAGGCGTTGACCGTGGTCGAGAGCCGCGACGGCCGGACCATCGAGACCGAGGACGTTATCGACGCGCTGGACGACGACACCGCGTTGGTCTTCCTGCCCTCGGTCCTCTACCGGAGCGGCCAGTTGCTCGACATCGAGCGAATCACCGAGGCGGCCCACGAGCGAGGGATTCTGGCGGGCTTCGACCTCGCGCACTCTGTTGGCGTCGTGCCCCACGACCTTTCGGAAATCGGCGTCGATTTCGCGGTCTGGTGCAGTTACAAGTACCTCAACGCCGGGCCGGGGGCTATCGCCGGTCTCTACGTCAACGAGGAGCATTTCGGCGAGACGCCCGCACTCGCTGGCTGGTGGGGCCACGAGAAGGAGACTCAGTTCGAGATGAACTCGACCTACACCCCCGCCGAGGACGCCGGGGCCTACCAGATTGGCACGATTCCGATTCTCTCGGCCGCGCCCCTCGCCGGGTCGCTGGAGATTTTCGAGGACGCGGGCGAGGCGAGCGATTGCTCGGGAATCGAAGCGGTCCGCGAGAAGTCCCTCCGGCTCACGGCGTATCTCACCTTCCTCGCGGACGAGCGCCTGCCCGACTGCGATATCGGGACTCCTCGGGACCCCGAGCGCCGCGGCGGCCACGTCGCCGTCGAACATCCCGAGGCCTACCGGGTCAGCGAGGCGCTGAAGGAGCGCGGCGTCGTCGTGGACTTCCGGCCGCCGAACGTCGTCCGCATCTGTCCCTCGCCGCTGTACACGAGTTTCGAGGACGTGTGGGAGGTCGTCGAGCAGTTGCGGCAGGTCGTGGAAAACCGGGAGTACGAGAACTTCGAGACTCGGGGGAGCGGGGTGACCTAA
- a CDS encoding alpha/beta hydrolase — MTEPLRTKLDPEVAEVIADIESAGVPEWSAMSVESARRVEDEVFSGGDPPEVGFVRDLSIPGPGASAEDSGREIPIRVYRHAALDATDEGDPAPVLVYYHGGGWVLGTLDSIDGVCRRLARRGECVVVSVDYRLAPEHPFPAAVEDADAALQWVADHAETFGGDPDRLAVGGTSAGGNLAAVTAMRVRDARRDPERDESVPDIARQFLFYPITDYAFDTDSYAENGDGPLLTETDMRWFWDRYLRSEVDGANPYAAPLRAPDLADLPPATVVTCGFDPLRDEGVAYANRLAEAGVEVRHDHHPDQPHGFLSMSESVSAADAALDEIGEELRSL; from the coding sequence ATGACCGAACCCCTGCGCACGAAACTGGACCCGGAAGTCGCGGAAGTAATCGCGGACATCGAATCCGCAGGCGTCCCCGAGTGGTCGGCCATGTCGGTCGAGTCCGCGCGGCGCGTCGAGGACGAGGTGTTCTCCGGCGGCGACCCGCCGGAAGTCGGCTTCGTCCGAGACCTGTCGATTCCGGGACCGGGCGCGTCAGCGGAGGACTCTGGGCGCGAGATTCCGATTCGGGTGTATCGTCACGCCGCTCTCGACGCGACCGACGAAGGCGACCCCGCGCCCGTCCTCGTCTACTACCACGGCGGCGGATGGGTCCTCGGCACGCTCGACTCAATCGACGGCGTCTGTCGCCGCCTCGCGCGCCGCGGGGAGTGCGTCGTCGTCTCGGTCGATTATCGGCTTGCGCCCGAACACCCCTTCCCCGCCGCGGTCGAGGACGCCGACGCCGCGCTCCAGTGGGTCGCCGACCACGCCGAGACGTTCGGCGGCGACCCCGACCGCCTCGCCGTCGGCGGCACCAGCGCGGGCGGAAATCTGGCCGCCGTAACCGCGATGCGGGTGAGAGACGCGCGACGGGACCCCGAGCGCGACGAATCGGTCCCGGACATCGCGCGCCAGTTTCTGTTCTACCCCATCACCGACTACGCCTTCGACACCGACTCCTACGCCGAGAACGGCGACGGCCCGCTCCTAACCGAGACCGACATGCGCTGGTTCTGGGACCGCTACCTCCGGAGCGAGGTGGACGGCGCGAACCCCTACGCCGCGCCGCTCCGCGCGCCCGACCTCGCCGACCTCCCGCCCGCGACGGTCGTGACCTGCGGGTTCGATCCCCTGCGAGACGAGGGTGTGGCTTACGCGAATCGACTCGCGGAGGCGGGCGTCGAGGTGCGCCACGACCACCACCCCGACCAGCCACACGGCTTCCTCAGCATGTCCGAGTCGGTCTCCGCGGCGGACGCCGCGCTGGACGAAATCGGCGAGGAGTTGCGGTCGCTGTAG
- a CDS encoding magnesium transporter, which translates to MSVREVAAQAYREALPALAASVVGGLFAGVVLGGMRAELRAVPGLLVLVPALLATRGNVYGSLGARLSTGLHQGLVEPAFGSVFDRDSRVTAAVAAALANGILASLFAATVAVLVLTLLAEPVAPLATLLAIALVAGLLSGVALTVAVVSVVFVGFRRGYNPDTLVGPLVTTTGDVFGIAFLLLAVRFVLALGGA; encoded by the coding sequence ATGTCCGTCCGCGAAGTCGCCGCGCAGGCGTACCGAGAAGCCCTCCCCGCGCTGGCCGCGAGCGTGGTCGGCGGCCTGTTCGCCGGGGTCGTCCTCGGCGGGATGCGCGCGGAGTTGCGCGCCGTGCCCGGCCTGCTCGTCCTCGTGCCCGCCCTGCTGGCCACCCGCGGGAACGTCTACGGGTCGCTCGGCGCGCGCCTCTCGACCGGTCTCCATCAGGGGCTTGTCGAACCCGCGTTCGGGTCGGTATTCGACCGCGACAGTCGAGTGACGGCCGCGGTGGCCGCCGCGCTCGCCAACGGAATCTTGGCCAGTCTCTTCGCGGCGACCGTCGCGGTGCTGGTCCTCACCCTGCTCGCCGAACCGGTCGCGCCGCTGGCGACTCTGCTCGCCATCGCGCTGGTCGCGGGCCTGCTCTCGGGCGTCGCGCTGACGGTCGCAGTCGTCTCGGTCGTCTTCGTCGGGTTCCGGCGCGGGTACAACCCCGACACGCTGGTCGGCCCGCTGGTGACGACGACCGGTGACGTGTTCGGTATCGCCTTCCTCCTGCTCGCGGTCCGGTTCGTGCTGGCGCTGGGAGGGGCGTAG
- a CDS encoding signal recognition particle protein Srp54 has translation MVLDDLGSSLRDSLGKLSGQSRVTEEDVEDIVKEIQRSLLQADVEVSLVMDLSDSIKERALEEESPAGTSARDHVLSIVYEEMVALVGDSTEIPLENQTILLAGLQGSGKTTTSAKMAWWFAKKGLRPAIVQTDTFRPGAYDQAKEMASRAEVDFYGDPDCEDPVEIARKGLEATSEADVHIVDTAGRHALEDDLIAEIEEIERVVDPDRNLLVLDAAIGQGAKDQASQFDDSIGIDGVAITKLDGTAKGGGALTAVNETDSSIAFLGTGEEVRDIERFEPSGFISRLLGMGDLKQLTERVERAMEETQEEEEDWDPEDMLKGEFTLKDMRRQMQAMNNMGPLDQVMDMIPGMGGGGLMDELPDDAMDVTQDRMRSFEVIMDSMTELELENPRAIGASQVERIARGSGKDEERVQELLEQHKMMSQTLKQFQGMGQGNMERMMKKMQGGGGGGGGGMGGMGPFGD, from the coding sequence ATGGTACTCGACGACTTGGGAAGTTCCCTCCGTGACTCCCTCGGCAAACTCAGCGGGCAGTCCCGCGTGACCGAGGAGGACGTGGAGGACATCGTCAAGGAGATTCAGCGGTCGCTCCTGCAGGCCGACGTGGAAGTCAGCCTCGTGATGGACCTCTCCGATTCCATCAAGGAGCGCGCGCTGGAGGAGGAGTCCCCGGCAGGCACCTCCGCTCGGGACCACGTCCTGAGCATCGTCTACGAGGAAATGGTCGCCCTCGTCGGCGATAGTACGGAAATTCCGCTGGAGAACCAGACCATCCTGCTCGCTGGCTTGCAGGGGTCGGGGAAGACGACCACGTCCGCGAAGATGGCGTGGTGGTTCGCCAAGAAGGGACTCCGACCGGCCATCGTCCAGACCGACACCTTCCGGCCCGGTGCGTACGACCAAGCCAAGGAGATGGCGAGTCGCGCCGAAGTGGACTTCTACGGCGACCCCGACTGTGAGGACCCCGTGGAAATCGCCCGGAAGGGCCTCGAAGCGACCAGCGAGGCCGACGTTCACATCGTGGACACCGCGGGTCGCCACGCGCTCGAAGACGACCTCATCGCCGAAATCGAGGAGATAGAGCGCGTCGTCGATCCCGACCGGAACCTGCTCGTCCTCGACGCCGCCATCGGACAGGGCGCGAAAGACCAAGCGAGCCAGTTCGACGACTCCATCGGCATCGACGGCGTCGCCATCACGAAACTCGACGGGACCGCGAAAGGTGGCGGTGCGCTGACCGCGGTCAACGAGACCGACTCCTCGATTGCCTTCCTCGGTACCGGTGAGGAAGTCCGGGACATCGAGCGCTTCGAGCCGTCGGGGTTCATCTCGCGCCTGCTCGGGATGGGCGATTTGAAGCAACTCACCGAGCGCGTCGAGCGCGCGATGGAGGAGACCCAGGAGGAAGAGGAGGACTGGGACCCCGAGGACATGCTCAAAGGCGAGTTCACCCTCAAAGACATGCGTCGCCAGATGCAGGCGATGAACAACATGGGACCGCTCGACCAAGTGATGGACATGATTCCGGGCATGGGCGGCGGCGGTCTGATGGACGAACTCCCCGACGACGCGATGGACGTGACCCAAGACCGGATGCGGAGCTTCGAGGTCATCATGGACTCGATGACCGAGTTGGAACTCGAAAATCCGCGCGCCATCGGCGCGAGTCAGGTCGAACGCATCGCCCGCGGGAGCGGGAAAGACGAGGAGCGCGTTCAGGAACTCCTCGAACAGCACAAGATGATGTCCCAGACGCTCAAGCAGTTCCAAGGCATGGGCCAAGGAAACATGGAGCGCATGATGAAGAAGATGCAGGGCGGTGGCGGCGGCGGTGGCGGCGGCATGGGCGGCATGGGTCCGTTCGGCGACTGA